In Myotis daubentonii chromosome 11, mMyoDau2.1, whole genome shotgun sequence, the genomic window GACCCAgcctgtgagtgagtgtgagtgcgcATGGGCTGGGGCCGGCCCAGCGCTGCTGCAGCCGCAGGGGGGCcgggggccagggcggggccgCCAGGCgccctcaggccaggccggcCCGCTCCAGGTCCTGCGGCAGGACCCGGCCCTTCTTGCGGGCCTTCTCCAGGCGCCGCTCGGCCTTGGCCGCCTTCTTCCGGCGCAGGTTCTGGCGGCGGTGCTCCTGCCGCCGCTGCATCTTCTCCACCACGTGGGCCGTGCGCTTCTCCCACCGGCGCTGCCGCTGCGCCCGCCGCTTCTCCTTGCGCTTCAGCGCCGCCTGCAGCAGGCGCTCGTCGTCGCGGACCCGCACGCCCTCGGCCCGGTACAGCGCCGCCGTCCACTGCATCTTGCTCTCCAGCGCCCGCGCCTTCCCCGCGTCCTGCTCCCGCAGCTCCTCCAGCCGCTCCTGCCGCGCCTGCAGCCGCTCCAGCAGCTGCCGGTAGTTCTTGCCCGTCAGCGGCGGCAGGTTCCCCTTCAGCTTCTGCCGCTTCTCCTTCCGGCGCTGGGCCTTGCTGGCCGGCTCCTCGCCGCCCACCTCCACCTCGGGGAGCAGGGGGACCAGGGCGCGTCACCGCCGGCTCCCCACCCGCAGCCCCGGGGACCCGTacccgcagccgcagccgcagccgcagccccgGGGACGCGCACCGCCAGGGCCAGCGCGCCCGTGCCTCCCGCACCGGCCCTCACCTTGTTGaacagcagccctgcctggccctgcgcCTCCTGGCCGGGCGCCTCGGGGGCCGGGTCCGCAGCCTCCACGGGCCCCGCGGCCTTTGCCGCCTTCTCCTTCGCCCTCAGCTCCCTCCGCTTCCTCTTCTTCCGGTCCCGCTCCTGCTTCCGCCGCCGTCTTTTCTCCAAAGCGGCGGGGGACAGCTCCTTGGTGGCGCCCTGGAGAGGGAAAGCCTGTTCGCGGTTCTCCCAACTTCCGGCCCCAGCCCCGCGCGTGGGATCAGGGCGGGGGCTCGGGAGGAAACCCGTGTGCAGACAAGGGCCCACTGCCTGTCCGACTCTGAGATGACCTGTCACCCAAAATGTGACTGACCCCAGAGGGACCAGGGGACCCCCAAGTAAGAACCACAGCTTCCAGGTCCCAGGCAATTACCGGGGTGCTTTACAGACTCAGTTTCACCAAATCGTCCCGAGACCCGGCTCGGCAGATGCCGTCCACCTCTGTACAGACACGTGGGGCAGGTGGCTgggccaaggccacacagccccCGGTGTTGCTTGGATCGGCGCCTGTGCCGACTACGGCACTGCTCTGTGGGACAGGCCCAAGCTCTGCGTCACCCTCCtacccccctccacacacacaccccgtcaCCAACAGCCTTCACCCCCCTACCCCCGGCCAACACGAGGGCCCAGACCGACTACCCAGGCCCCACggcaggaaggcagggcctggagctgaaTCGCCTCTAGGAACGGGCCCTGGGCTTGCCCAGGGCAGTGGGGAAAGAAGGGGGGGCTGTCCCCACACAGCAAGAGGCCCGGGGGAGGTCCCCAGCACCAGGGCAGTGGTGGCCGAGCCAGAGGGCGAAGGATGCCATTCAGAGAGGCTGAGGCTGGTTCGGTCTCCGCCTCTGCTGTGGCGTCACTGGGCAGGTCACCTCATCCCAGGCCCCGCCTACCTCACGCTGCCGGGACATTCCGACGGATGGAAGTGTCCAGCACAGGCGGCGTCCCGGGGGGAAGGGGCCGAGCTTCTCCTAGGCCAGCAAAAGGCAGGTGTCCCTGGGGACTGAGGCTCCCCGAGACAAGAACACCGGCCTCTTGCAGAACGGAGCCGCTGCGCCCCTCCTGTCAGCCCCGCATGTCCCTGAAATGCGGCTCAGGCCCACAGTGGCCGGCAGAGCTGGGGGCCGACCCCGCAGAGCACACCTCCTCTCCAGGCAGAGGGGGAAACCACGGCAGCAAACACGCTGCTCCTGGCCCCCGAGCGCTGCCCCACCTACCTGGCCCCGGGCCTCCTGGATCTTCTCATGCAGCCGTTGCCGCAGAACATCCAGGGCAAAGAGGGAGTCGGACTCCGTGGCCGGGCCATCTGCAAGGAAGGAATCAGGACTGAAAGAggctcccctccccagggcccagcttcAAAGCCCCGTCTCCACGCACTGCCTCCCCTGTGGCCGGTGACGGATCTGCAGGGCAGTTCCAATACATTGCACCACCTCTTCAGCCTGGATGGGCCCCCAGATCCTCAGGGTCAGGACATGCTTGTGTGTGATGACAAAACCTCCCTGCGGGTCAAGCCAAACCCACCTTCCATCCCGCCAACTCCTGCAGCCTGTGCTTCCCCTGTCAGCATTCAGGACGCCCCTGCAGATACTTGAGGGCAGCGATACGATCAAAGCCACGCTGTTCTAGGTCCTCACAGCCTTGCCCTGCACCAAGTCTGGAACCACCGTGCACTCCCTGGGATGCCCTCTGCCCACAGGGCCTCTGAAAGCCCGCTCTTTGGAAAGGGGAGCCCCCCCTCCGTTAGTCACCCCAGGGTGCCTGACACCACCTTTTCTTACTAGAGGGGAGCGTGTCTGCATGGatcccagctggccctgcccagcgTCCTGCAGCTCCTCACCTGCAGGGACCCCGGAGGAGTCAGAGGCCCTCTCCTGCTTGGCTGCCAAGGGCTTCCTGGCCTGGGAAGCTGCCCGAGGCTtctcccccagggcctgggccttggACTCCACGGCCTTCTCCCTCTGCTCCCGGGGTTTCTTCTGtgccctcttcctcttctttttgggGGGGCCAGCAGCTTCTGAGCCTTGAGCTTTGCCCCCTGGAATACAAAAGGAGGCAGTGATGCGGCCCCAGTCTGTGGCCCATTCAATAGGCAGGAGGCTCTGATCCCAGGAGGATGCCCACGGCGGACCAGGATGAAGGATCCCGTGATCCTTACCCGTGGAGCTCAGAACCACAAACTTCCTAGACTGGCCGCGCGTATCAGAACCCTGACCCACTTGCCCACACTGGGCCCGGCAGTGAGATTCATGCTGGGTTCACACCAAGATTTCGCCTCGAGGACATTCATCACAACGTTATTCAAGTGACGCACCAGGTGGGCAGATGGCGCTGAAACCCTCGGGCCCCGGGCTGCGGCGCCCGACGACCAGGGAACACCGGGGACTTTAAACACCACTTGTACTTCCTGTTAGTATGTTACCCGCTCGTGTCACGCACACACGTGTCTAGTTCACCCCACGGCTCCTCGGGGTGCGGGGCGGTGCAGGCCGCGgcagggcgcggggcgggggcacCCCTTCCGAAGCCCTCCCGGTCCCGGGCGAGCTGCGCTTACTCGACTTGCGCTGGTGCGGCTCGGGGCTGGGCCGGGCGCAGATCTTGCTGGCCAGGCTCTGCAGATAAGCGTCCTTGGCGAGCAGGGAAGCCATGGCCGGAGGCTCGGGGGGGCTCCCTCGGGGTGCTGCTCCGGGGCACGGGGGCGCAGCGCCCTACGTCAGTGCCGGTCCCCCGCCCGCGCGACGCTAAGCAACCCAGGTCGCGGCCGCCGCGCCGCTCGCCGGGGACACCACGTGCGCAGGCGCTGCCAGTCGAGCGCCGAGCCGCCCCCGCGCGGTGCTCGATTCGCCACGCCTGGCTCCACCGGAAGCGGCCCGCAGGGCATTGTGGGCCGTGGGCGGAGCGGGGCCCGTGGGCGTGGCCTCCGCGGCACTAGGGGGCGGGCGGGCGTGGGTCACCCCCAGGCCCGGCCTCGCAGCCCCGCGCCCCGCAGGCGCTCCCCGGGCCGGGCGGCAGCAACAGGCTGGCATCGCCTCGCGCTCCGGGGGCGGCCGGCGATGAGCTGAAGAGTGAGGGCGGCGCGGGCGGTGCTCGGGGCAAGGGCTGGACGGCCGCTCCTCCCCCCGTCCCCCACACGCACTCCTCTTGGTTGAAATCTTGTTCTCCCCTCGGGGTTCAGCACGTTATTCCGCAACTAAAATGCTGCGGGAAGAGGTCGCCACCCATCCTGCCAATGGGGGTCACGCAAGCTGatgccctccccccagcagggGCCACCCGACGGGCTGCTGCCTCTGCTTGGCCGTGGGGGTCTCTGGGACCTGCGATGGGTCAgctgtgcccccccccgcccccactttcTCAGGTGACCTGGCAGtggcactgggcctctggttctGTGGGTTGAGTACTGATTGCTGCCCTTTGCCTCCTGGCTCCGTGGCCCCATCACCCCCTTCCAAAGCCCATGGCCACTCCTCCCTGAAGTGCCGGTCACCACAGACTTGGGTGCAGTGAGGACTAGAAGGGACCagtgtttcattcattcattcacatcaaGGATCCGGGGCCCAGGCAGTGCTGGGCGGGGTATGCAGCCAGGACCCAGGGCcactgggagatggaggggaTCCGGGCGGTCAGGTGTGAGCAAGGAAGAACTGACCAAAGCCGAAGAGCAGTGTTGTCTTTATTCAACCGTCTCGCACACAATGAACCAGGATGTGTATCGCAGAGCCAGGAAGGAGCCCGCGCCGGCTCCTGTGTGaaccccccccagccccagctctgcagGGGCCCCGGGCGAGGCAGCACGGTGGCTGCACAGGGGCCCGGTGTGGACCAGGACTGTCCACCCAGCGCCCCTCCCCACATTAAACAGCAGGCTCAGGTCCCAGCAGCAGCCCGGGAGGTAGTGAACAGAGGTGCCTGGAGGAAGAGTGGGCCACTCTGGAAATGGGGGGATCTACTCTCCCTCCACACTCCTGGGGGGGCTGTCCCTTTGGGGTTCCCAAGGAGGCCACAGCCGCTCCCCAGCAGCAGCCAAGGCCGAGCGGGGCGCCAGATTTTGTTGCTATCCCGGGGATGGTGGAGAGAGCGGAGGGGCTCAGGCATGCTCTGTGGGGCCAGGCCCGCTAGCGTGGGAGTGGGCAGGGGCGGCGGGCTGCAGGGGGCCAGCGCTGGGCTCTGGGGAGGCCCGCAGGGGGGCCGCGAGGCCATCGGCAGCGTCTGTGTCGAGGTCCAGCCTCCAGTACGCTTCGCACAGAGGCAGATCGTTAGCTTCGCGGAGACTGGAGCTTTTCCACCACCAGAAGCCCAGGGAGACAggagcaggcagagggcagggagggagagcgaCACAGGAGCAGAGTTAAGAAAACAGACCggacccacacctgcctctcccctctggcagGCGCTCCTTCAagcaggcctggctgggtgggAGGCCCACGGGGACCCCCAGCGTCAGGGTCCTTCGCATcccaaagggaaagggagggctgTCCAGGACCGGCCAGGCAGGTCCCTCCGCTGATCGAGCAGGGGTCTGCCCCGTCTGAGGGTCACCTGGCTGTcctgcccctgctgccaccccATCCTG contains:
- the SURF6 gene encoding surfeit locus protein 6; translated protein: MASLLAKDAYLQSLASKICARPSPEPHQRKSRGKAQGSEAAGPPKKKRKRAQKKPREQREKAVESKAQALGEKPRAASQARKPLAAKQERASDSSGVPADGPATESDSLFALDVLRQRLHEKIQEARGQGATKELSPAALEKRRRRKQERDRKKRKRRELRAKEKAAKAAGPVEAADPAPEAPGQEAQGQAGLLFNKVEVGGEEPASKAQRRKEKRQKLKGNLPPLTGKNYRQLLERLQARQERLEELREQDAGKARALESKMQWTAALYRAEGVRVRDDERLLQAALKRKEKRRAQRQRRWEKRTAHVVEKMQRRQEHRRQNLRRKKAAKAERRLEKARKKGRVLPQDLERAGLA